One genomic region from Pagrus major chromosome 24, Pma_NU_1.0 encodes:
- the LOC140992145 gene encoding sodium/myo-inositol cotransporter-like, translated as MATTATMEVADITIVAIYFILVLVIGFLAMWKANRSTVSGYFLAGRSMNWAAVGASLFVSNIGSEHFIGLAGSGAAGGLSVAAWELNALLLLQLLGWIFIPVYIQSGVYTMPEYLSKRYGGRRLKVYFAALSLVLYIFTKLSVDLYAGALFIQESLGWNLYLSVILLIAMTALLTVTGGLVAVIYTDTVQAFLMITGALCLTGISLFKVGGLEGVWTKYMQATPNITAILLSSPNLTYSESCRHHLNPKPDSLKILRGPRDPDLPWPGFLLGQTPASIWYWCADQVIVQRVLAAKNIAHAKGSTLMAGILKILPMFIIVIPGMISRILFADELACISPEHCMEVCSSAAGCSNVAYPRLVMSVMPIGLRGLMMAVMIAALMSDLDSIFNSASTIFTLDIYKMIRKQVSSRELVIVGRLFVVFMVIISIAWVPVIIEMQGGQMFYYIQEVSDYLTPPIAALFLLGVLWHRCNETGAFWGGMVGFTLGTLRLVLAFVYREPHCNQPDERPSFIKDVHFMYVAVVLFWVTALVAVVVSLCTPPPTREQIRSTTLWGLNKRKRLEHQEKEKTRGDGKALKPLNHSILNGNSLLGRDECLDHPDKHNDIEANHENAQPSNGHAITTSGIKTHGPNQNGCHSPITDLKIVQEGEGVRDGEEEEEGCFGGGGGVDSGWCMKALLWLCGFQNKPSKAQVITVQEQEKVMDELLHEPPQTRIILNIGLVVISSVAIFIFIYFSL; from the exons ATGgccaccaccgccaccatggAAGTGGCAGACATCACCATTGTGGCAATCTACTTCATCCTGGTGCTAGTGATCGGCTTCCTTGCCATGTGGAAAGCCAATCGGAGCACAGTGAGTGGCTATTTTCTCGCTGGTCGCTCCATGAACTGGGCGGCTGTAGGAGCCTCTCTGTTCGTCAGCAACATAGGAAGTGAACATTTCATTGGATTAGCTGGATCAGGTGCTGCTGGTGGCTTAAGTGTGGCTGCATGGGAattaaatgcattattattGCTCCAGTTGTTAGGCTGGATTTTTATTCCTGTGTATATTCAGTCTGGTGTCTACACCATGCCAGAGTACCTGTCCAAGCGGTACGGTGGGAGGCGACTGAAGGTGTATTTTGCTGCGTTGTCTCTCGTCCTGTATATTTTCACCAAGTTGTCCGTGGACCTCTATGCCGGAGCCTTGTTCATTCAGGAGTCCCTTGGTTGGAACCTCTATCTGTCAGTCATCCTCCTCATTGCCATGACGGCTTTGCTGACAGTTACTGGAGGTCTGGTTGCAGTCATCTACACTGATACGGTCCAGGCATTCCTCATGATTACCGGAGCCCTCTGCCTTACAGGCATCAGCCTCTTTAAAGTGGGAGGGCTTGAAG gtgtTTGGACCAAGTACATGCAGGCTACTCCAAACATCACTGCCATCTTGCTGTCGTCACCCAACCTGACATATTCTGAATCCTGCCGCCACCACCTAAACCCAAAGCCAGATTCTCTGAAGATACTTCGAGGTCCAAGGGATCCAGACCTGCCTTGGCCCGGTTTCTTACTGGGCCAGACTCCTGCCTCTATCTG GTACTGGTGTGCAGATCAAGTGATTGTACAGCGGGTTCTGGCAGCGAAGAACATTGCCCATGCCAAAGGTTCTACTCTCATGGCTGGCATTTTGAAAATCCTCCCCATGTTCATCATTGTCATCCCAG GGATGATTTCCAGGATCCTCTTTGCTGATGAGTTGGCGTGTATCAGCCCAGAACACTGCATGGAGGTGTGCAGTtctgcagctggctgtagcAACGTGGCTTACCCACGGCTCGTCATGTCAGTGATGCCCATTGGTCTTCGTGGTCTTATGATGGCTGTTATGATCGCAGCTCTAATGAGTGACTTGGACTCCATCTTCAACTCAGCAAGCACCATATTCACTTTGGATATTTACAAGATGATTCGAAAGCAGGTGTCGTCCAGGGAGCTGGTGATCGTCGGCAGGTTGTTTGTGGTTTTCATGGTAATCATCAGCATTGCCTGGGTGCCAGTCATCATCGAGATGCAGGGAGGCcagatgttttattacatccaAGAAGTATCAGATTACCTGACTCCCCCCATAGCTGCTCTCTTCTTGCTTGGCGTCCTGTGGCATCGCTGCAATGAGACAGGTGCTTTTTGGGGTGGGATGGTAGGGTTTACCCTTGGAACATTGCGTCTTGTTTTGGCATTTGTTTACCGCGAGCCTCACTGCAACCAGCCTGATGAGAGGCCATCTTTCATCAAAGATGTTCATTTCATGTATGTtgctgttgtcttgttttgggTGACAGCTTTGGTGGCAGTAGTTGTGAGTCTCTGCACTCCTCCACCCACAAGAGAACAAATCCGATCCACTACTCTGTGGGGGTTAAACAAGAGAAAGAGGCTAGAACaccaagaaaaagagaaaactagAGGGGATGGAAAAGCATTGAAGCCTCTAAACCATTCAATCCTAAATGGAAACAGTTTGCTTGGTAGAGATGAGTGTCTAGACCACCCAGACAAGCATAATGACATTGAAGCCAATCATGAAAATGCTCAACCAAGCAATGGTCATGCTATCACCACCAGTGGCATAAAAACCCATGGTCCAAACCAGAATGGTTGCCATTCACCAATTACTGACCTTAAAATAGTacaagagggagaaggagtgagggatggagaggaggaagaggagggctgctttggaggaggaggaggagtggacaGTGGGTGGTGTATGAAAGCTTTACTGTGGTTGTGTGGCTTCCAGAATAAGCCATCCAAAGCTCAGGTCATCACAGTCCAGGAACAGGAGAAGGTTATGGATGAGCTTCTCCATGAACCTCCACAAACCAGAATCATCCTGAACATAGGATTGGTGGTTATTAGCTCTGTCGCCATCTTCATCTTTATCTATTTCTCCTTGTAG